GTTTAAGGGGGAAAGGCCGGGCAATTCGGGCGCCTGCTCACGGCAAAGGTAGAAGGCCAGCAACCGGTTGTGATGGACCTTTTCCCAATCCAGGGAGGCCCCGCTGAGACGCGGTTTGTCCGCCGCAATTGACGCCGCGGCCTCGAACAGATCGTTGATTTCCAGGCCGGAAGGCCTGCCCCAGGCTTGGGAGAAAGCGGCTTCCAGCGCAGGCAAATCGCGGGTGGAGATCCAGTTGCGGGAGAGGGCTTTTTCTCCCGCGGAAACGGCGAGTTTATCGGACGCAATGAACCGGGCCAGCAGGCCTTCCACGTCCGTGACGCTCCAGGCCTTGGCAAGGCGGGATCGGTAGGGCTCAACAGCGATCATACCGGCCAGTTTGTCCGCATCCAGGACGATCGGCTGCTGAGAGCAGACCAAAGCAAGATTGTGCGGGTCGATCATCCAGGTCTGGACTTCGTTAAACGCGGAAGACAACGCCCCGTACAGGATGCTTAAGGATCGGGCGTCCCAGGAATTTAGACGGATATGCTGGATAAACAGTGCGTTCGGGTTCATCCTTTGGGCGGCGGCCTGATAATAGGACGGGGTGTACAGCCTGGACACGCCGGAAACCGAGCAACGGGCCGGATTGCTTATGATGAGGTCGTATTTTTCAGTGCGCATATGCACCGCCGCCAAAGGCCCCTGGTTGATGAGACTGATTTTGGGATTGCTCAGGATTTCCTCGGGGTTGCCGCCTGTCTGGTTTGCAAGAGCGCGGACCGTGGCTGCATCGCAAGCCAAGTCAATGGACTTGACGGACGAAGGCAGGGACGCCCAGGCTGCAGCAGTTCCGTTGGAAAAACCCACGATCAGCACGCGCTGGGCTTGCGGGTGCAGCATCGGCCCTATAAGGCCCAACATACCCTGCGAAAATTCCTCCTGCCGCGCGTTAGTGCGGGGAGCGCCGTTCAGCATTATGCTTTGGCCGCTGCGGATATCCACGCCCACAAAGCCCTGGGGAGTTTCCATCTCCCAGATCCGTCCCCGCCGTAGGCCGTTGGACAGGTCCACCGATTCATTTTTGCTTAACCCCTGGAAATCCATGCCGCCCAAGCCTGGGGCGCCGTGCTTCCAGAGAGCGCCGGGGCCAGGGAAAAACAGAGCCGCGGCGACCAAGGCGGCGGCGACAAGGGCGAAAATCCGGCCGGGAGTTTTGCACGTCCGCCAAATCAAAATGACAAACAAAGCTGCGGCCAATAGAGCGGCGGTTCGGAGGCTGTGCACGGTTCCCAAATGGGGAAGGAAAATCACATAAAAGGAAAGATAGCCGCCCAAAAAGCCGCCCGCCGCCCAAGACGTGAGTCTTGGTTTAGGTTCCGGGCTTAGGGCAGGCAGTGCAGAAAGGCTGTATCCCAAGGCCATGCAGGGCAAAAATTCTATTATCAGGGAGAGAGCGGTCCAGGCGACCGCGTTTCCCGGCGGCCCCAGTCTTCCCAAGGGCCTGAGCAAAGCGGCCAATACCGCGAGGCCGTCTCCCGCCGCAAAAATCCCTCCGACGCAAAGGGCGAAAAGCAGCATGGCCCAGCCGGGGCCGATGGGGGAGGCGCCCTGTTCTGCGGCTTTCCAGGCGAAAAAAATCGCGCCCAGGGCCAGCCCAATGCAAGCTATGGAGACCGCTATCCATAAGGCCGGAAGATAGCCGCCCAGCGGCGGGCTTAAATATCGCAGGAACCAAAGACAGAAAATCGCCAGGATCCAACCCTGCAGAAAAGCCAATGCTTTTAACGATATACCTGAATTGGGCACGTCCGCATTATTGGAAGGCGCGTCAGCTTCCATGGGGGGCCGGAAGAAAAAAAGCCCGGCGCCGGAAGCTGCCAAGACCGCGCATCCGGCGATCAAGGAGGCTTTTACGCCAGCCAGGGAGTACAATAAAAAAGGAAGCACCCAGGCGGCCAGAGCCGCGCCCAAAAAGACGGCGGCCAGACTTTTTCCGCCAGTCTTCAGGCTTGGGCGCACCACGGCGTCGTACAGGCGCGCCCCCGGAATCAGGCAAAACAGGCATGCCGCCTGAATCCATAACCATTGTGGAGAGTGAGGGTCGAAAGCCTGCTGCAAGGCCTCGGTCAGGGCGCCGGCGCTCACCATGAGTCCGGCGCCC
The genomic region above belongs to Desulfatibacillum aliphaticivorans DSM 15576 and contains:
- a CDS encoding spermidine synthase, with the protein product MSFRFFFSTISLFWLGAGLMVSAGALTEALQQAFDPHSPQWLWIQAACLFCLIPGARLYDAVVRPSLKTGGKSLAAVFLGAALAAWVLPFLLYSLAGVKASLIAGCAVLAASGAGLFFFRPPMEADAPSNNADVPNSGISLKALAFLQGWILAIFCLWFLRYLSPPLGGYLPALWIAVSIACIGLALGAIFFAWKAAEQGASPIGPGWAMLLFALCVGGIFAAGDGLAVLAALLRPLGRLGPPGNAVAWTALSLIIEFLPCMALGYSLSALPALSPEPKPRLTSWAAGGFLGGYLSFYVIFLPHLGTVHSLRTAALLAAALFVILIWRTCKTPGRIFALVAAALVAAALFFPGPGALWKHGAPGLGGMDFQGLSKNESVDLSNGLRRGRIWEMETPQGFVGVDIRSGQSIMLNGAPRTNARQEEFSQGMLGLIGPMLHPQAQRVLIVGFSNGTAAAWASLPSSVKSIDLACDAATVRALANQTGGNPEEILSNPKISLINQGPLAAVHMRTEKYDLIISNPARCSVSGVSRLYTPSYYQAAAQRMNPNALFIQHIRLNSWDARSLSILYGALSSAFNEVQTWMIDPHNLALVCSQQPIVLDADKLAGMIAVEPYRSRLAKAWSVTDVEGLLARFIASDKLAVSAGEKALSRNWISTRDLPALEAAFSQAWGRPSGLEINDLFEAAASIAADKPRLSGASLDWEKVHHNRLLAFYLCREQAPELPGLSPLNERKRESYDALLDGDVHFYYSRQERLFRDSPYPADIFSSGMALAEYGAPLALKQANRLDSLWPVGAQICRARYHWKTGELHKPEKDLLDILAALQTDRIAHPLELFSALEHAAQLSKEGKTYAKQILGGLETPFAGMASDESRRKTMLYAALAMDQAKAVPVLKSFEPYVPWDLDFLDNRLACYGFVEDPLQNKAAADLQKFKHWSPKTP